A single region of the Candidatus Acidiferrales bacterium genome encodes:
- the nrfD gene encoding NrfD/PsrC family molybdoenzyme membrane anchor subunit, producing MERHDNPLGPEEVLIRPIQQTTSQFYRVLAVLLFLGALSIFAWIQQLKDGLVVTGMNVPVYWGVYITNFVFFIGISHAGTLISAILRLVQAEWRRSITRAAEVITVLVLFFGAGSVIMDLGRPDRLLNVLRHPNFRSPLLWDVCSITVYLTASTIYLYLPLIPDIAILRDHAGKRTWLYRPLALGWRGTEKQKRLLERAIAVMAVLVIPIAVSVHTVVSWVFAMTVQPMWHSTIFGPYFVVGAIFSGIASLIIAMAIIRRMYHLENYLKPVHFNNLGLLLLVMSLLWFYFTFAEFLTTFYGAEPAHLAVFYSKVTGRFAPIFWTMVVTCFLIPVAILARGKTRTVAGTVVASAFVNVGMWLERFAIVVPTLSMPRLPWGKIIYHPTWVELAITAGFFATFILLYMGFTKLFPIVSIWEVQEGRQKSLREVEERVKTYLPGAEPATE from the coding sequence GTGGAAAGACATGACAACCCGTTAGGGCCGGAGGAGGTATTGATCCGGCCCATCCAGCAGACCACCAGCCAATTCTATCGGGTGCTGGCTGTCCTGTTGTTCTTGGGGGCGCTCTCCATTTTCGCCTGGATCCAGCAACTGAAAGATGGTCTGGTGGTCACCGGGATGAACGTCCCGGTGTACTGGGGAGTGTACATCACCAACTTTGTGTTCTTCATTGGCATCAGCCACGCCGGGACGCTGATCTCGGCCATTCTCCGGCTGGTGCAGGCGGAGTGGCGGCGCTCGATCACGCGGGCGGCGGAAGTGATCACCGTGCTCGTGCTCTTCTTTGGCGCCGGCAGCGTGATTATGGACCTTGGGCGGCCCGACCGCCTTCTGAACGTGCTGCGCCACCCTAATTTTCGCTCGCCCTTGCTCTGGGACGTTTGCAGCATCACGGTTTACCTCACGGCCAGCACCATCTATCTCTACCTGCCTTTGATTCCCGACATTGCCATCCTGCGCGACCATGCCGGCAAGCGCACCTGGCTCTACCGGCCGCTGGCGCTGGGTTGGCGGGGCACGGAGAAGCAGAAGCGCCTGCTCGAACGGGCGATCGCCGTGATGGCCGTTCTGGTCATTCCCATCGCCGTCTCCGTCCACACCGTGGTCTCCTGGGTCTTTGCCATGACCGTGCAGCCGATGTGGCACAGCACGATCTTTGGCCCGTACTTTGTGGTGGGCGCGATCTTTTCCGGCATCGCTTCGCTCATCATCGCCATGGCGATCATCCGGCGCATGTATCATCTGGAAAACTATTTGAAGCCGGTGCATTTCAACAATCTCGGCCTGCTCCTGCTGGTGATGAGTCTGCTCTGGTTCTACTTTACGTTCGCCGAGTTTCTGACCACCTTCTATGGCGCCGAGCCCGCCCACCTGGCGGTCTTCTATTCCAAGGTGACGGGACGTTTTGCGCCGATTTTTTGGACGATGGTGGTGACGTGTTTCTTGATTCCGGTAGCGATCCTGGCGCGGGGGAAAACGCGCACGGTAGCGGGGACGGTCGTGGCGTCGGCCTTTGTGAACGTCGGGATGTGGCTCGAGCGGTTTGCCATCGTCGTCCCAACGCTCTCCATGCCGCGCCTGCCCTGGGGCAAGATCATCTACCATCCCACCTGGGTCGAACTGGCCATCACCGCCGGCTTCTTCGCCACGTTCATCCTTCTCTACATGGGCTTTACGAAGCTCTTCCCCATCGTCTCCATCTGGGAGGTGCAGGAAGGCCGCCAAAAATCGCTTCGGGAAGTGGAGGAGCGCGTGAAGACCTACCTGCCCGGCGCCGAACCAGCCACCGAATAG